A single Ochrobactrum sp. BTU1 DNA region contains:
- a CDS encoding GHKL domain-containing protein, with product MRWHWRFDWMTLAILAFFLSVLIAVFGTKHMMSIALNGLHQRGANTLGLASSALAGQLARYEKLPALIAEHDTIQNLVRNPSTQNVLAVNQYLQSINNLLESSDIYLMNDEGLTIAASNYNEQRPFVGENFSYRPYFFDAIAGDSGRFFALGTTSGKRGYYFSAPVMVDGQARGVLAFKVDMDVIERSWHGNDFEIIVTDPEGIIFMSGRPDWLFKSIGPLTAEQIARTAHTRRYAETPLIEIPVRGTQTDRGDTLLEMDDAERTIEYLILSEEMADAGWTVSVLQATRSARNQAYTSVLALLLLVGLGAMAIAVFLQNRTRLAERLAAQREIKEQLEFRVAARTVELATANNKLASEVEERRATERQLRRTQVELVHAGKLAALGQMSAALSHEFNQPLAAVRAYAEVSGLMLDQGRERDAKAGLDRILKVVERMTSISKHLRNFARRPNKKLRAVKVQDVIRDTKEIISWRLSVAKVDLSFNQQDEETWVVADSVRLQQVLVNIISNAADAVEGQASRFIGIEIKTEPEKVQIAITDNGPGVPDAIAARIYDPFFSTKGVGKGLGLGLSISYNIVKDFDGELSVQNLTEGGAEFCINLHQATAPTKQETGKDI from the coding sequence ATGAGATGGCATTGGCGATTTGACTGGATGACTTTGGCTATACTAGCCTTTTTTTTATCGGTCCTGATTGCCGTTTTCGGCACCAAACATATGATGTCTATCGCACTAAATGGGTTGCATCAGCGTGGTGCCAACACTTTGGGTCTGGCTTCATCGGCGCTTGCCGGCCAATTGGCGCGCTATGAGAAGCTACCGGCCCTCATTGCTGAACACGACACCATTCAAAATCTGGTACGCAATCCTTCAACTCAAAATGTGCTGGCAGTAAATCAGTATCTGCAATCCATCAATAATCTGCTCGAATCCTCAGACATCTATCTGATGAACGACGAAGGCTTGACAATTGCCGCCTCAAACTACAATGAACAAAGGCCTTTTGTCGGAGAGAATTTCAGCTACCGTCCCTATTTCTTCGATGCAATCGCGGGGGACAGCGGCAGGTTCTTCGCACTCGGCACAACATCCGGAAAACGCGGTTACTATTTCAGCGCCCCGGTAATGGTCGATGGTCAAGCACGCGGTGTTCTTGCTTTCAAAGTCGACATGGATGTGATTGAGCGGTCATGGCATGGCAATGATTTCGAAATCATCGTGACTGATCCCGAAGGCATAATCTTCATGTCGGGGCGACCCGATTGGCTGTTTAAAAGTATAGGCCCTCTCACTGCTGAGCAGATTGCACGCACGGCTCACACCCGTCGCTATGCAGAAACACCGCTGATCGAAATACCGGTCCGCGGCACGCAAACGGACCGTGGTGACACTTTGCTTGAGATGGATGACGCAGAGCGCACCATTGAATATCTGATCCTATCGGAAGAAATGGCCGATGCCGGTTGGACCGTCAGCGTGCTGCAGGCGACGCGCTCAGCCCGAAACCAGGCTTATACCTCCGTGCTTGCCCTCCTGCTGCTGGTTGGGCTCGGCGCAATGGCCATTGCTGTCTTTCTGCAGAACCGCACACGGCTCGCCGAACGTCTCGCAGCCCAGCGTGAAATCAAGGAGCAATTGGAGTTTCGTGTTGCGGCACGTACCGTTGAACTGGCGACGGCAAACAACAAACTGGCAAGCGAAGTCGAAGAACGCAGAGCAACCGAGCGGCAGTTGCGGCGGACGCAGGTCGAACTTGTTCACGCCGGAAAACTTGCGGCACTTGGGCAGATGTCAGCGGCGCTATCGCATGAGTTCAATCAACCGTTGGCCGCAGTCCGCGCTTATGCCGAAGTCTCTGGTCTGATGCTCGATCAGGGGCGCGAGCGCGATGCTAAAGCGGGGCTGGACCGGATATTAAAGGTCGTCGAGCGCATGACGAGTATCAGCAAACATCTGCGCAACTTTGCCCGACGACCCAACAAAAAGCTACGCGCTGTGAAAGTGCAGGATGTCATACGTGATACGAAGGAAATCATTTCATGGCGCCTGAGCGTCGCGAAGGTTGATCTCTCCTTCAACCAGCAAGACGAAGAGACCTGGGTGGTAGCGGACTCCGTGCGTCTGCAGCAGGTGCTCGTCAACATCATCTCAAATGCAGCTGATGCCGTTGAAGGTCAAGCGAGCCGATTTATTGGTATTGAAATCAAGACAGAGCCTGAAAAGGTTCAGATCGCGATCACGGATAATGGCCCTGGTGTTCCGGATGCTATAGCGGCCCGCATTTATGATCCATTTTTCTCGACCAAGGGCGTGGGCAAAGGCTTGGGTCTGGGTCTCTCTATTTCCTACAACATCGTCAAAGATTTTGATGGGGAACTCTCCGTGCAAAATTTAACGGAGGGTGGTGCCGAGTTTTGCATAAATCTCCATCAGGCGACTGCTCCAACCAAGCAAGAAACCGGAAAAGACATATGA
- a CDS encoding autotransporter domain-containing protein: MDIGSGGKGTMTIADGGALSGEDLFVGYDTDGQGSLLLGGKGSSIDVNEFYVGFYGKADIKVENGAKLKSARIRLATQAGSEGLLEVSGNGTVVPTGPILAGTSGKSAIIVRDGGTLNTNSLRMGILAGSNSSVTISGSNAKLNADEIWFGNGKTTLDFSHNNELYEFSGKLISRHIDGNTWKDGITVGTHELHQSSGKTLLSGDNSLFQGKTYVEGGTLLIGNKLGGDVLVSGSGALGGSGAIGTTDALSTVTIASGGILAPGNLNGGLTINGDLIFAAGSSYQVNVDPKNNASDHVYVSGKASLNGGSVLHVGASGNYNPFSTYRILTVGKELTGAFNGVTSNFAFLTPELIYDYAKKTVDLKLSRNDMKFANKAMTANQRSLAGALDTLKADGNALYTALVTLGDDQATIQSSFDALSGEVHASAKSALIENTLLTQNAITNRLRSAFNEPVATPSIEPLGYGPESKQPTAFNSVVDKDRIAATYGGWAQAYGHWLKQDGNSNVGEFRASSGGFVAGIDTTIADSWRVGVLAGYGQTSFHSNDRASSGNSDNYTLGVYAGSQWAMSHGVLAFSSGIAYTWHQLETERSVAFNGFSDHLNADYDASSLVAFGELGYKIAVGRSTFEPYANLTNVHHKTNGFNETGNTLAALDVDSDKTNTVFTTLCLRAATTFDLGNISPKARADIGWRHAYGDVDSESSARFTGSDIFTVGGTPVAKDVATLEAGLDFNLLPSTVLGVAYTGQFAKDVKQNGFNVKLSVSF, from the coding sequence ATGGATATCGGTTCCGGCGGCAAAGGCACTATGACCATCGCGGACGGCGGCGCTCTCAGTGGAGAAGACCTCTTCGTCGGTTATGACACTGACGGTCAAGGCAGCTTGCTTCTTGGGGGTAAAGGCTCGTCAATCGACGTCAATGAATTCTACGTCGGCTTTTATGGCAAAGCCGACATTAAGGTCGAAAATGGCGCCAAACTCAAAAGTGCACGAATTCGCCTGGCTACGCAGGCTGGCTCAGAAGGTTTGCTTGAAGTAAGCGGCAACGGCACTGTCGTACCGACCGGCCCTATTCTGGCAGGAACTTCCGGGAAGTCCGCCATCATCGTGCGCGACGGTGGAACGCTGAACACCAATTCCCTCAGAATGGGGATTCTCGCCGGCTCTAACTCGTCCGTCACAATTTCTGGCTCAAATGCCAAGCTCAACGCCGATGAAATCTGGTTTGGAAACGGCAAAACAACGCTCGATTTCAGTCACAACAATGAGCTTTACGAGTTCTCCGGGAAATTGATCAGCAGACACATTGATGGCAATACTTGGAAAGACGGCATCACCGTTGGAACCCATGAACTGCATCAGAGTTCTGGCAAAACACTTCTGTCGGGCGACAATTCACTTTTCCAAGGCAAGACATATGTTGAAGGCGGCACATTGCTGATCGGCAACAAGCTTGGCGGCGACGTACTTGTCAGCGGTAGTGGTGCGTTGGGCGGCTCAGGCGCGATTGGAACAACCGATGCGCTTTCGACTGTGACAATTGCTTCGGGAGGCATCCTTGCACCTGGCAATCTGAACGGGGGACTGACAATCAATGGCGATCTGATTTTTGCCGCTGGCTCGTCCTATCAGGTTAACGTTGATCCAAAAAACAATGCATCTGATCATGTTTACGTTTCTGGCAAAGCTTCGCTCAATGGTGGCTCCGTACTCCATGTTGGTGCAAGCGGCAACTATAACCCTTTTTCGACCTATCGCATCCTGACCGTTGGAAAAGAACTAACCGGCGCATTCAACGGCGTAACCTCGAACTTCGCATTCCTGACACCAGAGCTTATTTATGACTATGCGAAAAAAACGGTCGATCTGAAGCTATCGCGGAACGATATGAAATTTGCCAACAAGGCTATGACCGCAAATCAGCGGTCATTGGCCGGTGCATTGGATACCCTCAAGGCTGATGGGAACGCACTTTACACCGCTCTTGTTACTTTGGGCGACGATCAAGCAACAATCCAGAGCAGCTTTGATGCATTATCCGGTGAAGTGCATGCATCAGCTAAATCAGCACTGATCGAAAATACCCTGCTGACACAGAATGCTATAACCAATCGCTTGCGCTCTGCTTTCAATGAGCCTGTCGCAACGCCTTCAATCGAGCCTCTCGGCTACGGACCGGAGAGCAAGCAGCCTACGGCATTTAACAGCGTTGTCGATAAAGACAGAATAGCCGCGACTTATGGTGGGTGGGCGCAAGCCTATGGCCACTGGCTTAAACAGGACGGCAATAGCAATGTCGGCGAGTTCAGGGCTTCGTCAGGCGGTTTCGTGGCAGGTATAGACACCACTATCGCTGATAGCTGGCGTGTCGGCGTGCTGGCGGGCTATGGACAGACGAGCTTTCACAGCAATGACCGTGCTTCATCGGGCAATAGCGACAACTACACACTTGGAGTCTATGCAGGATCGCAATGGGCGATGTCGCATGGCGTGCTCGCGTTCAGTTCCGGCATCGCTTATACTTGGCATCAGCTGGAAACTGAGCGATCTGTTGCTTTTAACGGGTTCTCCGATCATCTAAATGCAGATTATGATGCCAGCAGCCTGGTTGCCTTTGGTGAACTTGGCTACAAAATCGCAGTTGGCAGAAGCACTTTTGAGCCTTATGCCAATTTGACGAATGTCCATCACAAGACCAATGGCTTTAATGAAACCGGCAATACACTTGCTGCGTTGGATGTAGATTCCGACAAGACCAACACCGTCTTTACAACACTTTGTCTGCGCGCGGCGACGACGTTTGATCTGGGCAACATTTCACCGAAAGCAAGAGCCGATATTGGCTGGCGACACGCTTATGGTGACGTTGATTCAGAATCCTCCGCGCGTTTCACGGGTTCCGACATTTTCACTGTTGGGGGAACTCCCGTCGCAAAAGACGTCGCTACGCTTGAGGCAGGGCTGGACTTCAATCTGCTGCCGTCGACAGTTCTTGGGGTCGCCTACACCGGTCAGTTTGCCAAGGATGTGAAACAGAACGGTTTCAATGTAAAACTATCTGTTTCGTTCTAA